Proteins found in one Quercus robur chromosome 2, dhQueRobu3.1, whole genome shotgun sequence genomic segment:
- the LOC126712736 gene encoding uncharacterized protein LOC126712736 — MSPASSSFPSEPVTARSTAPFAGLVICVTGLSKEATEQVMEATERLGGQYSTNLHPQCTHLVVQSFGGRKFEHALKHGSKHGILVVTFGWFVDSVRSKVRLSESLYSVQNCEENGTQLDELNRLTGFSGTENSCFTVVTHGAKRFDIIKKARCFGREFYRGTASTLSGHSVYIDPDISAELRNKVVETVAREGAKLVEQWFVGSSASHVVCEGTSVQRYLGHSSNIITPLWILKTAKEKYVQRFVHMFADLARQVGMMLEDSQNGITGKETNEQNVPEDDQSFRNKASLNERQHIVKYAKIGVRNRRNRRMQVCQTLIRPITPISLLDSICWSISEPTSTASIFTFSFNVGCTSEPPSSVFRDAKGDSEASFVHLTQPLTEREKSELIFKYHFLTILFPIDRFGEMGPSSRTFFSNNGFTSMQVLDHIYEFYQENMCVDEIEAAIHTDSRRANQLRSVYSSIETAECGYVVFKRIDFLGSRKIFEMLKRVSGDYDSNVYELLLRA; from the exons ATGTCTCCTGCTTCGTCCTCTTTTCCGTCTGAGCCAGTCACCGCTCGATCAACCGCTCCCTTTGCAGGCCTTGTTATCTGTGTCACTGGTCTCTCTAAAG AAGCAACGGAACAAGTGATGGAAGCAACGGAGAGATTAGGTGGCCAGTACAGCACTAATTTACATCCTCAGTGTACCCATTTGGTGGTTCAAA GCTTTGGTGGACGTAAGTTTGAGCATGCTTTGAAGCATGGGTCAAAACATGGTATCTTAGTTGTCACATTTGGGTGGTTTGTGGATAGTGTCAGGAGTAAAG TGAGGCTGAGTGAATCACTCTACAGTGTTCAGAACTGTGAAGAAAATGGTACGCAGTTGGATGAGTTGAATCGGCTTACTGGGTTTTCTGGTACTgaaaattcttgttttaccgTTGTTACTCATGGAGCCAAGAGATTTGACATTATTAAAAAAGCAAGGTGTTTTGGAAGAGAGTTTTATAGAGGTACAGCATCAACCCTTTCTGGCCACTCCGTGTATATCGATCCAGACATTTCAGCTGAACTGCGTAATAAG GTCGTTGAGACTGTTGCTAGAGAAGGTGCCAAACTTGTAGAACAATGGTTTGTTGGTTCCAGTGCTAGTCATGTGGTTTGTGAAGGGACTTCTGTCCAAAGATATCTTGGCCACTCTAGTAACATCATCACA CCCCTGTGGATTCTGAAAACAGCGAAGGAGAAATACGTACAACGGTTTGTTCACATGTTTGCTGACTTGGCTAGGCAGGTTGGTATGATGCTTGAAGATTCACAAAATGGCATTACAGGCAAG GAAACAAATGAGCAAAACGTCCCTGAAGATGATCAGAGTTTTAGAAATAAAGCAAGCCTCAATGAAAGGCAACACATTGTGAAATACGCTAAAATTGGGGTAAGGAATCGCCGTAATCGTCGTATGCAG GTTTGTCAAACCCTAATACGTCCAATAACACCAATCAGCCTTTTGGATTCAATCTGCTGGTCAATATCTGAGCCAACTTCAACTGCTTCAATTTTCACATTCTCTTTCAATGTTGGTTGTACAAGTGAACCTCCCTCATCTGTATTCCGAGATGCAAAAGGGGATTCAGAAGCTTCATTTGTGCACTTAACCCAGCCACTTACAGAACG TGAGAAATCcgaattgatatttaaataccATTTTCTTACCATACTGTTTCCCATTGACCGATTTGGTGAGATGGGGCCTTCTTCAAGAACGTTTTTCAGCAATAACGGCTTTACGAGTATGCAAGTGTTAGATCATATCTATGAATTTTATCAG GAGAACATGTGTGTTGACGAAATAGAGGCTGCAATTCACACTGATTCAAGGCGTGCAAACCAGCTGCGATCAGTGTACTCCAGTATAGAAACAGCGGAATGTGGCTATGTGGTTTTCAAACGGATTGATTTCTTAGGAAGTcgcaaaatttttgaaatgttGAAGCGTGTCAGTGGGGACTATGACAGTAATGTGTACGAGCTGTTGCTCAGGGCATGA
- the LOC126695775 gene encoding uncharacterized protein LOC126695775, translated as MYASTAFQPLRQRATLYGSVRKYLKYGKPCWGVSFGKNQIRTRHLDFPVSQVLPQASQALSDFKQHNISLPLQQGVFGQSRVLSHWSPPPTDCFKVNFDGATFPEMGKAGLVVVIRNWQGNVMASLSEQAPLPFSPNIVEAMAATRAISFTQELSIRPFSLEGDSEAVIKTFMAIEDSLSSFGHIISLAKSTLVTNECISFSHTYRSGNKVAHNLARHVRGLTVWMEDAPPHLYFVLFIDSG; from the exons ATGTATGCGAGCACTGCCTTTCAACCCCTGAGACAACGTGCCACACTTTATGGGAGTGTTCGAAAATATCTGAAGTATGGGAAGCCATGCTGGGGTGTGAGTTTCGGCAA GAATCAGATCAGAACGAGGCACTTGGATTTCCCCGTTTCTCAAGTGCTACCTCAAGCTTCACAAGCTTTGTCTGACTTCAAACAGCACAATATTTCGCTCCCATTGCAGCAGGGTGTCTTTGGGCAGTCACGGGTTCTGTCTCACTGGTCTCCACCTCCCACAGATTGTTTCAAAGTTAATTTTGATGGGGCCACATTTCCTGAGATGGGCAAGGCTGGGTTGGTTGTTGTAATCCGAAACTGGCAAGGGAATGTTATGGCTTCCCTCTCGGAACAAGCCCCACTTCCTTTCTCTCCCAATATTGTTGAAGCTATGGCTGCTACCAGGGCGATTTCATTTACTCAAGAGCTCAGTATCCGACCTTTCAGCCTTGAAGGAGACTCAGAAGCAGTGATCAAAACCTTCATGGCTATAGAAGACTCTCTTTCTTCATTCGGCCACATCATCTCTTTGGCTAAATCCACCTTAGTTACCAATGAgtgtatttctttttctcatacTTATAGGAGTGGTAATAAGGTTGCTCATAACCTAGCTAGACATGTTAGAGGTTTGactgtttggatggaggatgcTCCTCCCCACCTTTACTTTGTTCTTTTCATCGATTCTGGCTAA